In a single window of the Veillonella sp. genome:
- the rpmB gene encoding 50S ribosomal protein L28 — protein MANLCEVCGKSTSSGMNVSHSHIRTRKTWKPNIQRVRAVVDGATKKVNVCTRCLRSNKITRA, from the coding sequence ATGGCAAACCTTTGCGAAGTATGTGGCAAATCCACATCTAGCGGTATGAACGTGAGTCACTCTCACATTCGCACAAGAAAAACTTGGAAACCGAACATTCAAAGAGTACGGGCGGTTGTAGACGGTGCTACTAAAAAAGTTAACGTATGCACTCGCTGCCTTCGTTCTAATAAAATTACACGCGCGTAA
- a CDS encoding deoxyguanosinetriphosphate triphosphohydrolase, which yields MNIREQIEEREALLLSPYAAKSRDAIRDIEEAPDPLRTAFQRDRDRIIHSKCFRRLKHKTQVYIAPGDHYRTRMTHTLEVGQIGRTVARALRLNEDLVEAIAMGHDVGHTPFGHVGEYALRDMVGHFNHNEQSLRMVEVLEKHGEHQGLNLTTAVRDGILGHTGATIPVTLEGQIIRIVDRIAYLCHDFDDAQRAGMLTAEELPFEVREHFGMTPSSMITAMVEDMVRESLDKPVISMSSDIEMTMNLFRQFMFKNVYLAPALIPDRNKASHVVKNLFTHFMEHPDDMEGCESNREFYSTRDVVDYVAGLTDQYAIKLFKQYYIPNITL from the coding sequence ATGAATATACGGGAACAAATAGAGGAGAGAGAGGCATTGCTTCTATCTCCTTATGCTGCTAAAAGCCGCGATGCAATCCGTGATATTGAGGAAGCTCCCGATCCACTTAGAACCGCGTTTCAACGTGATCGGGACCGCATTATTCACAGTAAATGTTTTAGACGGTTAAAGCACAAGACACAAGTTTATATTGCGCCAGGTGACCATTATCGTACACGCATGACTCACACCCTTGAGGTGGGCCAGATTGGTCGTACAGTGGCTCGTGCATTGCGACTCAATGAAGACTTAGTAGAAGCTATCGCCATGGGCCATGATGTGGGACATACACCATTTGGTCATGTTGGAGAATATGCGTTACGTGATATGGTAGGCCATTTCAACCATAATGAACAGAGTTTGCGTATGGTTGAAGTGTTAGAAAAGCATGGTGAACATCAAGGTCTTAATTTAACGACCGCTGTTCGAGATGGTATTTTAGGCCATACAGGGGCTACTATTCCTGTTACCTTAGAAGGTCAGATTATTCGTATCGTTGACCGCATTGCTTATTTATGTCACGATTTTGATGATGCTCAACGGGCAGGCATGTTGACGGCGGAGGAATTACCTTTTGAAGTACGTGAACACTTCGGTATGACTCCATCTAGCATGATTACAGCCATGGTTGAAGATATGGTGAGGGAATCTTTAGATAAGCCTGTTATTTCTATGTCCTCTGATATCGAAATGACCATGAATCTATTCCGTCAATTTATGTTTAAAAATGTCTATTTGGCGCCAGCTTTAATTCCTGACCGAAATAAGGCGTCTCATGTGGTGAAAAACTTATTTACTCACTTTATGGAACATCCTGATGATATGGAGGGCTGTGAAAGTAACCGTGAGTTTTACTCCACTCGCGATGTAGTGGATTATGTGGCCGGCTTAACTGATCAATATGCTATTAAGTTGTTTAAACAGTACTATATTCCAAATATTACCTTGTAA
- a CDS encoding pyruvate, water dikinase regulatory protein, whose product MAEKIIYAISDSLGETAEAVARATASQYDKEQIEIVRIPYIDSESQIDEIIADAKRGNHVICHTIVSESLRKYLHEKVAEYNIPAVDIMGPVLDAVGTVASTKPRMTAGMVHKLDQEYFKKVEAIEFAVKYDDGKNPSGFEKADVVIIGVSRTSKTPLSMFLAYKKIKAANLPLVPEVPLPEELFKIPAKKIVGLIIDPFKLNNIRSERLRAIGLEDEANYASIERIQSELEYAKAIMRRLHCQVLDVSNKSIEETASLVMQLIDRNRASEGK is encoded by the coding sequence ATGGCAGAAAAAATTATTTATGCAATATCGGACTCCCTTGGGGAGACCGCAGAGGCTGTAGCAAGAGCTACGGCGAGTCAATATGATAAGGAACAAATTGAAATTGTTCGCATTCCTTATATTGATAGTGAAAGCCAAATTGATGAAATTATAGCAGATGCAAAACGTGGTAATCATGTTATTTGTCATACCATCGTATCTGAGTCTTTGCGCAAATATCTTCATGAAAAAGTAGCAGAATACAATATTCCTGCTGTAGATATTATGGGCCCAGTTCTCGATGCAGTAGGTACTGTAGCATCTACAAAACCTCGCATGACTGCGGGTATGGTTCATAAACTAGACCAAGAATATTTCAAAAAGGTTGAAGCTATTGAGTTTGCTGTAAAGTATGATGATGGTAAAAATCCGTCTGGCTTTGAAAAGGCTGACGTAGTCATCATTGGTGTATCTAGAACAAGTAAGACACCATTGTCTATGTTCTTGGCATACAAAAAAATTAAAGCTGCCAACTTGCCATTAGTGCCAGAGGTACCATTGCCAGAGGAATTATTTAAAATTCCAGCAAAGAAAATCGTGGGCCTTATTATCGACCCATTTAAGTTAAATAATATTCGTAGTGAACGGTTACGCGCTATCGGTTTAGAGGACGAAGCAAATTATGCTTCTATTGAGCGTATTCAATCCGAACTAGAATACGCGAAGGCTATTATGCGTCGTTTGCATTGCCAAGTGTTAGATGTTTCCAATAAATCTATCGAAGAAACAGCATCTCTTGTTATGCAACTCATCGACCGTAACCGCGCATCGGAGGGTAAATGA
- a CDS encoding helix-turn-helix transcriptional regulator, whose amino-acid sequence MKLSKRQEQIAQIVREEGPVTGSAIAEHLEVTRSALRSDLSVLTMLGVLDARPNVGYYYVGLSKETQTAERLKSFLVSDVLSQAVVVNGDTSLYDTIVTIFTEDVGTILVCDDSYLVGVVSRKDLLRASMGQTDSHSMPISMIMTPVSKVITVEPTDTLVEAAQKMIDYEVDCLPVVVREDVENKKRLKVVGRVSKTTVTKVFLECSIH is encoded by the coding sequence GTGAAACTGTCGAAACGACAAGAACAAATTGCTCAAATCGTTCGTGAAGAAGGACCTGTTACAGGTAGTGCTATTGCTGAACATTTAGAGGTTACACGATCTGCATTGCGTTCAGATTTATCTGTTTTAACTATGCTAGGTGTCTTAGATGCACGTCCTAATGTGGGCTATTACTATGTGGGGCTTTCAAAAGAAACACAAACAGCGGAGCGATTAAAGTCATTTCTGGTAAGTGATGTATTATCCCAAGCAGTCGTAGTCAATGGGGATACAAGTTTGTATGACACGATTGTTACTATATTTACTGAGGATGTAGGGACCATTTTAGTGTGTGATGATTCCTATTTAGTAGGTGTCGTATCCCGTAAGGACTTGTTGCGTGCCTCTATGGGGCAAACAGATTCGCACAGCATGCCTATATCTATGATTATGACCCCTGTAAGTAAGGTTATAACTGTGGAGCCTACAGATACATTGGTAGAGGCTGCTCAGAAGATGATAGATTATGAGGTAGATTGTTTACCTGTCGTCGTTCGCGAGGATGTGGAAAACAAGAAACGTTTAAAGGTTGTAGGCCGCGTATCTAAAACGACGGTAACAAAAGTATTTTTAGAATGTAGCATACATTGA
- the ppsA gene encoding phosphoenolpyruvate synthase — protein MNRETAYVLWFDELRREDVNLVGGKSSSLGELTSSTNVPVPYGFATTAHGYREFMKATGLEDKIRAELDALDDVENSALLREVCAKIRRMICEEEMPKELADAIRNAYEELGKKVNEENPFVAVRSSATAEDLPDASFAGQQDTYLNVRGADVIIEKVKECYASTFTDRATYYRVKQGFDHMTVALSAAVQMMVFSKAAGVMFTVDLVTGNDNNILIEGSWGLGEYVVQGTVTPDNFHVDKAKMEITDRMINDKHIRLVRKADGDCVEEVVPADEAKQQVITDAQVLELAEYAKAIEKHYGCYMDMEWGVDERDGRIWILQARPETVWSRKEKTEVSEKPSTLDAGNRDIIVKGLPASPGNAAGKAHVIINPEDIDEFKEGEILVTAMTAPDWVPAMKKAKAIVTDAGGMTCHASIVSRELGIPCIVGTKSRSHEATTSIKDGQMITVDATNGIVYDGVLEDIVKKPEAQATANVVAESVPVTGTKIYMNLGDPDLAEKHGVLPCDGIGLMREEFIWTTFIHEHPLHLIETGRSDFAVNTLAEGMRKVCQALAPRQVVVRLSDFKSSEYRDLKGGDKYEPHESSALLGWRGASRYYDPKYTPAFKLELEAIKKVRNEFGFKNLQVMIPFCRTVEEAELVTNLMAQEGLVRGKDFKIWLMAEIPANIILADQFNKYVDGYSIGSNDLTMLVLGCDRDNETVQHIYDERNLAVRRAIRHLIEVAHKDGKTVSICGQAPSVYPELCEFLVKSGIDSISVNPDAVVSTKKMVAQLEQRIMLDAMTGRGRQETDDLTW, from the coding sequence ATGAATCGCGAAACAGCATACGTACTTTGGTTTGATGAATTACGACGTGAAGATGTTAATTTAGTAGGTGGTAAGTCTTCTTCCTTAGGGGAATTGACATCCTCCACTAATGTGCCTGTACCTTACGGTTTTGCTACAACTGCTCATGGTTATCGTGAGTTTATGAAAGCAACAGGTTTGGAAGATAAAATCCGCGCTGAGCTTGATGCGTTAGATGATGTAGAAAATTCTGCACTATTGCGTGAAGTATGTGCTAAAATTCGCCGCATGATTTGCGAAGAAGAAATGCCTAAAGAATTGGCAGATGCTATCCGTAATGCTTATGAAGAACTTGGTAAAAAAGTAAACGAAGAAAATCCGTTCGTAGCAGTTCGTTCTAGTGCAACAGCAGAAGACTTGCCAGATGCAAGTTTTGCAGGCCAACAAGATACATATTTAAATGTACGTGGTGCTGATGTTATTATCGAGAAAGTTAAAGAATGCTATGCATCTACTTTCACAGACCGTGCAACATATTACCGTGTAAAACAAGGTTTCGATCATATGACAGTAGCATTGAGTGCTGCCGTTCAAATGATGGTATTCTCTAAAGCTGCTGGCGTAATGTTTACTGTTGACCTTGTAACAGGCAATGACAACAATATTCTTATCGAAGGTTCTTGGGGCCTTGGTGAATACGTTGTACAAGGTACAGTTACACCAGATAATTTCCATGTAGATAAAGCAAAAATGGAAATTACAGACCGCATGATTAATGACAAACATATCCGTTTAGTTCGTAAAGCTGACGGCGATTGCGTTGAAGAGGTTGTTCCAGCAGATGAAGCTAAACAACAAGTGATTACAGATGCTCAAGTGTTAGAGCTTGCTGAATATGCAAAAGCAATCGAAAAACATTATGGTTGTTACATGGATATGGAATGGGGCGTAGATGAACGAGATGGTAGAATTTGGATTTTACAAGCTCGTCCAGAAACAGTTTGGTCCCGTAAAGAAAAAACAGAAGTATCCGAAAAACCTAGCACATTAGATGCCGGTAATCGCGATATTATCGTAAAAGGTTTGCCAGCATCCCCTGGTAATGCAGCTGGTAAAGCTCATGTTATCATCAATCCTGAGGATATTGATGAGTTCAAAGAAGGAGAAATCCTTGTCACAGCTATGACAGCTCCTGACTGGGTGCCAGCAATGAAAAAAGCGAAAGCTATCGTTACAGATGCCGGTGGTATGACTTGCCATGCGTCCATCGTTAGCCGTGAGCTTGGTATTCCTTGTATCGTTGGTACTAAGAGCCGTAGCCATGAAGCAACTACATCTATTAAAGATGGTCAAATGATTACTGTAGATGCTACAAATGGTATCGTATATGATGGCGTATTAGAAGATATCGTTAAAAAGCCAGAAGCACAAGCTACTGCAAATGTTGTTGCTGAATCTGTTCCTGTAACAGGCACTAAGATTTACATGAACTTAGGCGATCCTGATTTGGCTGAAAAACATGGTGTATTGCCTTGTGATGGTATCGGTCTTATGCGTGAAGAGTTCATTTGGACTACTTTCATCCATGAACATCCATTGCACCTTATCGAAACAGGTCGCAGTGATTTTGCTGTAAATACATTGGCAGAAGGTATGCGTAAAGTATGCCAAGCTTTAGCTCCTCGCCAAGTTGTGGTTCGCTTGAGCGACTTCAAATCTAGCGAATATCGTGATCTTAAAGGTGGCGACAAATACGAACCACATGAATCCAGTGCATTACTTGGCTGGCGTGGTGCTTCTCGTTACTACGATCCTAAATACACACCTGCTTTCAAATTAGAATTAGAAGCAATCAAAAAAGTACGTAACGAGTTTGGTTTCAAAAATCTACAAGTTATGATTCCATTCTGCCGTACTGTAGAAGAAGCTGAACTGGTAACTAATTTGATGGCTCAAGAAGGCCTTGTACGTGGTAAAGATTTCAAAATCTGGCTCATGGCTGAAATTCCAGCAAATATTATCTTAGCTGATCAATTCAATAAATATGTAGATGGTTATTCCATTGGTTCTAACGATTTGACAATGCTTGTTCTCGGTTGTGACCGCGATAACGAAACAGTTCAACATATTTACGATGAACGTAATTTAGCTGTTCGTAGAGCTATTCGTCATCTTATCGAAGTAGCACACAAAGATGGTAAAACTGTATCCATCTGTGGCCAAGCACCAAGTGTATACCCTGAACTTTGCGAATTCCTTGTGAAGAGCGGTATCGACTCCATTTCTGTTAATCCAGATGCGGTAGTAAGCACTAAGAAAATGGTGGCTCAATTAGAACAACGAATCATGCTTGATGCTATGACTGGTCGTGGTCGTCAAGAAACTGATGATTTAACTTGGTAA
- a CDS encoding CoA pyrophosphatase, producing the protein MDKELSNFLEQREHTVLTDIDVITAAVAVPLLEIDGEDHVVFTVRSNKLRRQPGEISFPGGHCEPNDKSGAHAAMRECSEELGIDFDQIELLGNLDCLVSAIGVKLYAVAVRLHTSDLKPNPDEVGEVFTVPLKYLLDMKPTVGHLDIGTKPLKDFPFHLLEGYNIDWKIRQNYSVYFYPYKQYTIWGLTGRVLKNFLDIYKTVK; encoded by the coding sequence ATGGACAAAGAACTAAGCAACTTTTTAGAACAACGAGAGCATACTGTTCTTACCGACATTGACGTTATAACTGCTGCCGTAGCTGTACCATTATTAGAAATCGATGGGGAAGATCATGTGGTATTTACTGTACGGAGTAATAAGTTGCGCCGTCAACCTGGTGAAATCAGCTTCCCTGGTGGGCATTGTGAACCTAATGATAAAAGCGGTGCTCATGCTGCCATGCGTGAATGCTCTGAAGAATTGGGTATCGATTTTGATCAAATTGAACTATTAGGCAATTTAGACTGCCTAGTATCGGCTATCGGTGTCAAACTATACGCCGTAGCCGTACGCCTACATACAAGTGATTTAAAACCAAATCCAGATGAAGTAGGAGAGGTATTTACAGTTCCACTAAAGTATCTACTAGATATGAAACCGACAGTGGGTCATCTAGACATTGGAACGAAACCATTAAAAGATTTTCCGTTCCATTTACTAGAAGGCTACAACATCGACTGGAAAATTAGACAAAACTACTCCGTCTATTTCTATCCTTATAAACAATACACCATATGGGGGCTAACGGGACGAGTACTAAAGAATTTTTTAGATATATATAAGACGGTTAAATGA
- the tyrS gene encoding tyrosine--tRNA ligase — MVSAQEQVRQIKHGVADLINEQDLVKKIEKSIKENKPLVVKLGLDPTAPDIHLGHTVPLRKLRLFQEFGHQVVIVIGGFTARIGDPTGKSATRPPLTKEEVLKNAETYKTQIFKVLDPEKTIVRDNSEWLESMNFADVLRLASSYTVARMMERDDFNKRFKEGRAIGVHEFMYPLMQGHDSVALHADVEFGGTDQTFNLLMGRHLQELEGQEPQVVITMPLLEGLDGVQKMSKSLGNYIGIDEEPKEMYGKAMSIPDELMMRYFMLVTDMPIEEQEDMEKRLESGELHPRDAKMQLARTIVRLYHGEEAALEAEEEFKRVFQQRALPTDIPEYAMDAPTEPIFVPQFCTDAGLTASNGEARRSIKAGAFKVNGEKYTEENLTLEDGMIVQVGKRKFLKIKFN; from the coding sequence ATGGTTAGTGCTCAAGAACAAGTACGCCAAATTAAACACGGCGTAGCAGATTTAATTAATGAACAAGATCTTGTAAAGAAAATAGAAAAATCCATTAAGGAAAATAAACCTTTAGTTGTAAAACTAGGTTTGGACCCAACAGCGCCAGATATTCATTTGGGTCATACTGTACCGCTTCGTAAATTACGTTTGTTCCAAGAATTTGGTCATCAAGTAGTTATTGTTATTGGTGGTTTCACTGCACGTATTGGTGATCCTACTGGTAAAAGCGCAACTCGTCCACCACTTACAAAAGAAGAAGTATTGAAAAATGCTGAAACTTATAAAACACAAATCTTCAAAGTGTTGGATCCTGAAAAAACTATCGTTCGCGACAATAGTGAATGGCTTGAATCCATGAACTTTGCTGATGTACTTCGCTTGGCAAGTTCTTACACTGTAGCACGTATGATGGAACGTGATGATTTCAATAAACGTTTCAAAGAAGGTCGTGCAATCGGGGTTCATGAATTTATGTATCCATTGATGCAAGGTCATGATTCTGTAGCATTACATGCTGACGTTGAATTTGGTGGTACAGACCAAACTTTCAACTTGTTAATGGGTCGTCATTTACAAGAGTTAGAAGGTCAAGAGCCACAAGTTGTTATCACAATGCCATTGCTTGAAGGTCTTGATGGCGTTCAAAAAATGAGTAAATCTTTAGGCAACTACATCGGTATCGATGAAGAACCTAAAGAAATGTATGGTAAAGCAATGTCTATTCCTGATGAATTGATGATGCGTTACTTCATGCTCGTTACAGATATGCCAATTGAAGAACAAGAAGACATGGAAAAACGTCTTGAAAGTGGTGAGTTACATCCACGTGATGCTAAAATGCAATTGGCTCGTACCATCGTTCGTTTGTACCATGGTGAAGAAGCTGCTCTTGAAGCAGAAGAGGAATTCAAACGCGTATTCCAACAACGCGCGTTGCCTACAGATATTCCTGAATACGCTATGGATGCGCCAACAGAACCAATCTTTGTTCCACAATTCTGTACAGATGCTGGTTTGACTGCTTCTAATGGTGAAGCACGTCGTTCCATTAAAGCTGGTGCTTTCAAAGTAAACGGTGAAAAATATACGGAAGAAAACCTTACCCTTGAAGATGGCATGATCGTTCAAGTTGGTAAACGTAAATTCCTGAAAATTAAATTTAACTAA
- a CDS encoding transglycosylase domain-containing protein has translation MSNNSNARSSRRSNGSGSTPKKTSPKRLFWICALLLILIVAGGGCGFISATLSNLPDVSNVRPSASSQIYDVHGNLITTVHSTENRLPVPLKDVPKDLQNAFVATEDSRFYSHHGIDPVGILRAVWVNIVHSGVSEGGSTITQQLARNAFLSQDRTFKRKISEALLALKIEQHYTKDEILEMYMNQIYFGQGAYGVQSAAHVYFGKDASQLTLAQAALIAGLPQSPNYYSPFNDLEASKKRQAVVLGQMVKYGYITQEQADEARQADLGLVAKQEQTHEKSNASYFINYVIAQVSEKYGDDAIYKDGLKIYTTLDMDAQNAAVAAMQNLPNYYTDSNGLHQPQGAIVAMNPHNGYIMAMVGGRGDDAFNRATQAERQPGSAMKPFVYLAAIQSGKTPGSIVDDSPVTFGNWSPKNYENDFVGNITYRYALQHSRNVAAVKIADEVGMSKIIKLAKEMGITTLTDQDNNLSTALGGLTHGVTPLEMVQAYGVLANGGIKVQPTAILKIVDRNGQVVEEHSIQEKRVVDEKDAAIITNMLESVINGGTGGNAAIGRPAAGKTGTTDDSKDAWFVGYTPDLVAAVWIGDDYGSETLRGITGGDTPAIMWGQFMANALANTPASDFPVPASAQSAVSEGYYNPVKAQPKKEAAKDEKADKKDDKDKSKDEAVKDDSGSSKDDASEQKSNSSKSKKSSKKDR, from the coding sequence ATGAGTAATAACTCAAATGCGAGAAGCAGCCGCCGTTCTAACGGTAGCGGCTCTACACCGAAGAAAACAAGTCCGAAGCGTCTATTTTGGATTTGTGCCCTTCTCCTTATACTCATCGTAGCCGGAGGTGGCTGTGGTTTTATCAGTGCCACACTGTCTAACCTACCAGATGTATCCAATGTACGTCCTTCTGCATCGTCTCAAATTTACGATGTCCATGGTAATCTCATCACAACGGTTCATTCCACAGAGAACAGATTACCAGTACCTTTAAAAGATGTACCAAAGGATTTACAAAATGCCTTTGTTGCTACTGAGGACTCTCGCTTCTATTCCCATCACGGTATCGACCCGGTTGGTATCTTGCGTGCTGTATGGGTTAACATTGTTCATAGTGGCGTATCTGAAGGTGGTTCTACAATCACTCAACAGTTAGCGCGTAATGCATTCTTATCGCAAGACAGAACATTTAAACGTAAAATTTCTGAAGCATTGCTAGCACTTAAAATTGAACAACATTACACTAAAGATGAAATCCTAGAAATGTACATGAACCAAATTTACTTTGGTCAAGGTGCATACGGTGTACAATCTGCAGCTCATGTGTACTTTGGTAAGGATGCTAGCCAATTAACGCTTGCTCAAGCAGCGCTCATTGCGGGCTTACCACAAAGTCCTAACTACTACTCTCCATTCAATGATTTGGAAGCTAGTAAAAAACGTCAAGCCGTAGTTTTAGGCCAAATGGTTAAATACGGATACATTACACAAGAGCAAGCCGATGAAGCGCGTCAAGCAGATTTAGGCTTAGTAGCAAAACAAGAACAAACGCATGAAAAATCTAATGCGTCTTACTTCATTAACTATGTTATTGCACAAGTTTCTGAGAAATATGGTGACGATGCAATCTATAAAGATGGTTTAAAAATTTATACCACACTCGATATGGATGCACAAAATGCGGCTGTAGCAGCAATGCAAAACTTGCCTAACTACTACACTGATAGCAATGGTTTACATCAACCTCAAGGTGCTATCGTAGCTATGAATCCGCACAACGGTTACATTATGGCTATGGTTGGTGGCCGTGGTGATGATGCATTTAACCGTGCTACACAAGCAGAACGTCAACCAGGTTCTGCTATGAAACCATTTGTTTATTTAGCAGCTATTCAATCTGGTAAAACTCCTGGTTCTATCGTAGATGACAGCCCTGTTACATTTGGTAACTGGAGCCCTAAAAACTATGAAAATGACTTCGTAGGTAATATTACATATCGCTATGCATTACAACATTCTCGTAACGTAGCTGCTGTAAAAATTGCTGATGAAGTAGGCATGTCTAAGATTATTAAACTTGCCAAAGAAATGGGTATCACTACCCTTACAGATCAAGATAATAACTTGTCTACTGCACTTGGTGGTTTAACTCACGGTGTAACACCTCTTGAAATGGTTCAAGCTTATGGTGTACTCGCTAATGGCGGTATCAAAGTTCAACCTACGGCAATCCTTAAAATTGTTGATCGCAACGGCCAAGTGGTGGAGGAACACTCCATCCAAGAAAAACGCGTTGTAGACGAAAAAGATGCAGCAATCATTACAAATATGCTAGAATCCGTTATAAATGGCGGTACTGGTGGTAATGCCGCAATCGGACGTCCTGCAGCAGGTAAAACTGGTACAACAGATGATTCCAAGGATGCTTGGTTCGTTGGTTACACGCCTGATTTAGTAGCTGCCGTTTGGATTGGTGATGACTATGGCTCGGAAACATTACGAGGCATCACCGGTGGTGACACACCTGCTATTATGTGGGGCCAATTCATGGCAAATGCTCTTGCCAATACCCCTGCTTCTGATTTCCCTGTTCCTGCTAGCGCACAATCAGCTGTCTCTGAAGGGTATTACAACCCTGTAAAAGCACAGCCTAAGAAAGAAGCTGCTAAGGACGAAAAAGCAGATAAAAAAGACGATAAAGACAAGTCCAAAGATGAAGCAGTAAAAGATGACAGTGGCTCTTCAAAAGATGATGCTAGTGAACAAAAATCTAATTCATCTAAAAGTAAAAAGTCTAGTAAAAAAGATCGTTAA